TATTTCAATGACCTTTTTACTCCGGACTCACTACATGAAAATTGTTGGAACGGAATCTTGGTAAAGAGTTCTTCAGAAAACGATTCTACTGTTTTCAAATATACTGACTTCAAATATTCTAAAAGTTCCGTAACAGACAATCTGATAAACTTCTTACATGGTGGTGTTATTACGATTTATAACAGCTCAAAAATATCCATTGACGGTTGTAGCTTTCAGAATAATTATTCATTGTATGGAGGAGCTGTATCGATTTTATATGACTCATATCCTTTAATTTCAAACTCCATTTTTAGCAAGAATTATGGAGAATTTAGTGGTAGTGCCATCTATAATTTTTACTCTTATCCTGTGCTTGTAAATAATACCTTAGTTAACAATTTTATTATTGATGATGACCAGTTTGCACTTAATTCAACTGTTCACAACTTTATATCTAAGCTATTATTTACAAACAATATAGTTTTCAACAATACATACGCATACAAAGAACTGTTTGAGGCTAAGGAGTTTTTTACATATAGAAATGATATTAGCGAAGAAATGGAAGGAAATATCTCAATCGATCCTATTCTCAATTCTGATTTTTCCCTTGATGCAGATTCAGAGTGTATTAATTATGGTGATAATGAGATACTATATAATTTCGGATTATATAAAGATTTTAACGGAAATTCCAGAATTTATGGTGATCGTTGTGATCTCGGAGCCTTAGAATATTCTCCAGATGAAATTGATGAAAATACTACAAAAAATTCATCACTGTCATTTGCCTATCCAAATCCTTTCAATAATTCAACCAATATAGTATTTCATAATTCAGTGGATATTAGTCTATCTCTTAGAATTTTTAATATAAAAGGGGAAGTTATTGTTGAAAGCTTAATAAAAAATTGCGGTATTGGAGTTGTTTCATTTGAGTGTGATTTTAGTAATTTCACATCTGGAATATATTTTTATGAGATTAGTAATGAAAAGGCAGTTTTAACTGATGGAAAACTTTCTTTCATAAAATAATTTTTTCCTTGGTTTGGTAAATTTTGTTTATTAGATTAGAATTAAGACGAATCTGAATCAGAAAATACATCATATGGAAAAGATACTCCCCTTTCTCTTTCCTACTATGTTGAATCTGGTTTTACTTGAAAAGCCGTATTTGATACGGCTTTTTTTGTTGCTAAAAAATTGAATAAGTATATTTCTGAATAAGAAATGTTTCCGTTAAAAAAATCATAAACTATCTTCCAAATGATTCAAATTTTACAAAATTCACACGAAAAATCTTCTATAAAATCATAAAAAAATATTGACAACACAATTTATTGATGCTAAATTACGCCTGCTAATCTGATG
This is a stretch of genomic DNA from Candidatus Delongbacteria bacterium. It encodes these proteins:
- a CDS encoding T9SS type A sorting domain-containing protein yields the protein MASSYGCQIFGKSHVSKNSSQKIVEEIFWNGKVEIFENIIINDNQKLIVEAGTEVVFNGFYNIKVFGSMICNGTPDNRISFSYFNDLFTPDSLHENCWNGILVKSSSENDSTVFKYTDFKYSKSSVTDNLINFLHGGVITIYNSSKISIDGCSFQNNYSLYGGAVSILYDSYPLISNSIFSKNYGEFSGSAIYNFYSYPVLVNNTLVNNFIIDDDQFALNSTVHNFISKLLFTNNIVFNNTYAYKELFEAKEFFTYRNDISEEMEGNISIDPILNSDFSLDADSECINYGDNEILYNFGLYKDFNGNSRIYGDRCDLGALEYSPDEIDENTTKNSSLSFAYPNPFNNSTNIVFHNSVDISLSLRIFNIKGEVIVESLIKNCGIGVVSFECDFSNFTSGIYFYEISNEKAVLTDGKLSFIK